Proteins from a genomic interval of Arachis hypogaea cultivar Tifrunner chromosome 10, arahy.Tifrunner.gnm2.J5K5, whole genome shotgun sequence:
- the LOC112714621 gene encoding protein NLP9 isoform X2, which produces MTKDCGNYNAIETSLGFDEKAVLQQLETQLGLSEDANDMNNINESLQELSAADMGNCLVPRPFAWSLNERMLRAMDLFKELVGDGILTQVWAPMRHGNDFILSTSEQPYLLDHMLAGYRDVSREFTFSAEDKPGSFPGLPGRVFISQIPEWTSNVGYYNKSEFLRVEHAIHHEVRGSIAVPIIDTLAEPPCCAVLELVTTKEKPDFDKELEIVSSALQLVNLRTTTPPRIMSQCLSNNKRAALTEIIDVLRALCHAYSLPLALTWIPCCYTEGVGDEASRIRIKDGGRIPGEKTVLCIEESACYINDIVVGGFVHACVEHYLEEGQGVAGKALQSNRPFFYSDVKAYNISAYPLVHHARKYKLNAAVAVRLRSIHTNDDDYIIEFFLPVNMNGSEEQQLLLNNLSDTMQRMCQSLRTVSDAELYGIEGSQVQFSKEEGSHMAPDGDHDSVQPMSLTNNETEAAHNQAMDGSRKQIEKKKSPAEKNISLSVLQQYFSGSLKDAAKSLGVCPTTLKKICRQHGISRWPSRKINKVNRSLKKIQTVLDSVKGVEGGLKFDPYKGGFMSGGSSNQEINAHKSSLFRKKSSVKYPDPAAGSKDSKPIAMDDGGLRQEPFPVSILESSWCDIAYHSPNTLVADEMADKLGEHHNPTTSSMSDSSNGSGSILRGSRKFENRKHLKAKSPCVDNGSKLVVKAAYGEDMIRFKFDPAAGCLQLYEEVATRFKLQIGSFQLKYLDDDEEWVRMVNDSDLKECMEILDDHGTRAVKFLVLDIPSGLSSRGSNT; this is translated from the exons ATGACAAAAGATTGTGGAAATTATAATGCTATTGAAACCTCCTTGGGTTTCGATGAGAAGGCTGTGTTACAGCAATTGGAGACCCAACTTGGGTTGTCAGAAGATGCAAATGATATGAATAACATAAATGAATCACTTCAAGAATTGAGTGCTGCTGACATGGGAAATTGCTTGGTGCCTAGACCATTTGCTTGGTCGCTTAATGAGAGAATGCTGAGGGCTATGGACTTGTTTAAGGAATTAGTTGGTGATGGAATATTGACACAAGTTTGGGCACCAATGAGGCATGGTAATGACTTCATCTTAAGCACAAGTGAGCAACCCTATTTGCTAGATCACATGCTAGCTGGATATCGAGACGTGTCGAGGGAATTTACCTTTTCTGCTGAAGATAAACCAGGGTCTTTTCCAGGGCTTCCCGGACGTGTGTTTATCTCCCAAATTCCTGAATGGACCTCCAATGTTGGGTACTACAATAAAAGTGAGTTCCTGAGGGTGGAGCATGCAATTCATCACGAGGTTCGTGGATCAATTGCGGTTCCCATAATTGATACGCTCGCTGAACCACCTTGTTGTGCTGTACTAGAACTTGTCACTACAAAGGAAAAGCCTGATTTTGACAAAGAACTAGAAATTGTTAGCAGTGCACTCCAG CTTGTTAATTTAAGGACTACTACGCCTCCAAGAATTATGTCCCAG TGTCTATCAAATAACAAAAGAGCAGCTTTAACAGAGATAATTGATGTGTTGCGAGCTTTGTGTCATGCGTATAGTTTGCCACTGGCATTGACATGGATCCCCTGTTGTTATACTGAGGGAGTAGGAGATGAAGCTTCAAGAATACGGATTAAAGATGGCGGTAGAATTCCTGGTGAAAAAACTGTACTATGCATTGAAGAATCAGCTTGCTATATAAATGATATTGTGGTAGGAGGATTTGTTCATGCATGTGTTGAACATTATCTCGAGGAAGGGCAAGGTGTAGCTGGGAAAGCTCTTCAATCAAATCGACCATTCTTCTATTCCGATGTGAAGGCCTATAATATTAGTGCATATCCCCTTGTTCACCATGCGCGAAAATATAAGTTGAATGCTGCCGTTGCAGTCAGGCTAAGGAGTATTCATACCAATGATGATGATTACATAATAGAATTCTTTCTACCTGTCAATATGAATGGAAGTGAAGAACAGCAACTTTTATTAAACAATCTATCAGATACTATGCAGAGAATGTGTCAGAGTTTGAGGACAGTTTCGGATGCTGAATTATACGGGATAGAAGGTTCGCAAGTGCAGTTTTCAAAGGAAGAAGGCTCTCATATGGCACCGGATGGTGACCATGATTCGGTCCAGCCTATGTCATTGACAAACAATGAAACTGAAGCTGCTCATAACCAG GCAATGGATGGATCAAGAAAGCAgattgagaaaaagaaaagtcCAGCGGAGAAGAATATTAGCTTGAGTGTTCTCCAGCAATATTTCTCCGGTAGTCTTAAAGATGCGGCTAAAAGCCTTGGTG TTTGCCCAACAACCCTGAAAAAGATATGCAGGCAACACGGAATTTCAAGATGGCCATCGCGCAAGATCAATAAAGTTAATCGTtcgttaaaaaaaatacaaaccgTGCTTGACTCAGTCAAGGGTGTGGAAGGAGGACTGAAGTTTGATCCTTACAAGGGGGGATTTATGTCGGGAGGATCAAGCAACCAAGAAATTAATGCACATAAAAGTTCTCTCTTCCGGAAGAAATCTTCTGTAAAATATCCTGATCCTGCAGCTGGTAGCAAAG ATTCAAAGCCAATAGCCATGGATGATGGTGGATTACGGCAGGAACCCTTTCCGGTTTCTATTTTGGAAAGTTCTTGGTGTGATATAGCATATCACAGTCCAAACACCCTGGTTGCCGATGAGATGGCTGACAAGCTCGGCGAGCATCACAATCCCACTACTTCAAGCATGTCAGACTCGTCGAATGGCTCTGGCTCAATTTTGCGTGGCTCTCGGAAATTTGAGAATCGGAAACATTTGAAAGCCAAATCACCTTGTGTTGATAATGGATCAAAACTTGTTGTCAAAGCTGCCTACGGAGAAGATATGATCCGTTTCAAGTTTGATCCTGCAGCTGGCTGTCTCCAGCTCTATGAAGAAGTTGCAACAAGATTCAAATTACAAATCGGATCTTTCCAGCTCAAGTATCTCGACGATGACGAGGAATGGGTGAGGATGGTAAATGACTCAGATTTGAAAGAATGCATGGAAATATTGGATGATCATGGCACCCGTGCTGTGAAATTTCTTGTTCTCGACATCCCTAGTGGTTTGAGCAGCCGTGGCAGTAACACTTGA
- the LOC112714621 gene encoding protein NLP8 isoform X1 — translation MEDKFFSEGEGIGYWTPPGAQFDGPSMIDNGIKNLVSEEMLDNLPDLMNFDNLAGWGNIPSVTDHNLDNGISSLASMPYSPPDAFSLVEQDNDPYFMTKDCGNYNAIETSLGFDEKAVLQQLETQLGLSEDANDMNNINESLQELSAADMGNCLVPRPFAWSLNERMLRAMDLFKELVGDGILTQVWAPMRHGNDFILSTSEQPYLLDHMLAGYRDVSREFTFSAEDKPGSFPGLPGRVFISQIPEWTSNVGYYNKSEFLRVEHAIHHEVRGSIAVPIIDTLAEPPCCAVLELVTTKEKPDFDKELEIVSSALQLVNLRTTTPPRIMSQCLSNNKRAALTEIIDVLRALCHAYSLPLALTWIPCCYTEGVGDEASRIRIKDGGRIPGEKTVLCIEESACYINDIVVGGFVHACVEHYLEEGQGVAGKALQSNRPFFYSDVKAYNISAYPLVHHARKYKLNAAVAVRLRSIHTNDDDYIIEFFLPVNMNGSEEQQLLLNNLSDTMQRMCQSLRTVSDAELYGIEGSQVQFSKEEGSHMAPDGDHDSVQPMSLTNNETEAAHNQAMDGSRKQIEKKKSPAEKNISLSVLQQYFSGSLKDAAKSLGVCPTTLKKICRQHGISRWPSRKINKVNRSLKKIQTVLDSVKGVEGGLKFDPYKGGFMSGGSSNQEINAHKSSLFRKKSSVKYPDPAAGSKDSKPIAMDDGGLRQEPFPVSILESSWCDIAYHSPNTLVADEMADKLGEHHNPTTSSMSDSSNGSGSILRGSRKFENRKHLKAKSPCVDNGSKLVVKAAYGEDMIRFKFDPAAGCLQLYEEVATRFKLQIGSFQLKYLDDDEEWVRMVNDSDLKECMEILDDHGTRAVKFLVLDIPSGLSSRGSNT, via the exons ATGGAAGATAAGTTTTTCTCTGAGGGAGAGGGAATTGGGTATTGGACACCTCCTGGCGCTCAATTCGATGGACCAAGCATGATAGACAACGGAATAAAAAATCTTGTATCAGAGGAGATGCTTGACAACCTCCCTGATCTCATGAACTTCGATAACCTTGCTGGTTGGGGTAATATTCCATCTGTGACTGATCATAATTTAGATAATGGAATTTCATCACTTGCCTCTATGCCGTATTCTCCACCTGATGCATTCAGTTTAGTGGAACAGGACAATGATCCATACTTTATGACAAAAGATTGTGGAAATTATAATGCTATTGAAACCTCCTTGGGTTTCGATGAGAAGGCTGTGTTACAGCAATTGGAGACCCAACTTGGGTTGTCAGAAGATGCAAATGATATGAATAACATAAATGAATCACTTCAAGAATTGAGTGCTGCTGACATGGGAAATTGCTTGGTGCCTAGACCATTTGCTTGGTCGCTTAATGAGAGAATGCTGAGGGCTATGGACTTGTTTAAGGAATTAGTTGGTGATGGAATATTGACACAAGTTTGGGCACCAATGAGGCATGGTAATGACTTCATCTTAAGCACAAGTGAGCAACCCTATTTGCTAGATCACATGCTAGCTGGATATCGAGACGTGTCGAGGGAATTTACCTTTTCTGCTGAAGATAAACCAGGGTCTTTTCCAGGGCTTCCCGGACGTGTGTTTATCTCCCAAATTCCTGAATGGACCTCCAATGTTGGGTACTACAATAAAAGTGAGTTCCTGAGGGTGGAGCATGCAATTCATCACGAGGTTCGTGGATCAATTGCGGTTCCCATAATTGATACGCTCGCTGAACCACCTTGTTGTGCTGTACTAGAACTTGTCACTACAAAGGAAAAGCCTGATTTTGACAAAGAACTAGAAATTGTTAGCAGTGCACTCCAG CTTGTTAATTTAAGGACTACTACGCCTCCAAGAATTATGTCCCAG TGTCTATCAAATAACAAAAGAGCAGCTTTAACAGAGATAATTGATGTGTTGCGAGCTTTGTGTCATGCGTATAGTTTGCCACTGGCATTGACATGGATCCCCTGTTGTTATACTGAGGGAGTAGGAGATGAAGCTTCAAGAATACGGATTAAAGATGGCGGTAGAATTCCTGGTGAAAAAACTGTACTATGCATTGAAGAATCAGCTTGCTATATAAATGATATTGTGGTAGGAGGATTTGTTCATGCATGTGTTGAACATTATCTCGAGGAAGGGCAAGGTGTAGCTGGGAAAGCTCTTCAATCAAATCGACCATTCTTCTATTCCGATGTGAAGGCCTATAATATTAGTGCATATCCCCTTGTTCACCATGCGCGAAAATATAAGTTGAATGCTGCCGTTGCAGTCAGGCTAAGGAGTATTCATACCAATGATGATGATTACATAATAGAATTCTTTCTACCTGTCAATATGAATGGAAGTGAAGAACAGCAACTTTTATTAAACAATCTATCAGATACTATGCAGAGAATGTGTCAGAGTTTGAGGACAGTTTCGGATGCTGAATTATACGGGATAGAAGGTTCGCAAGTGCAGTTTTCAAAGGAAGAAGGCTCTCATATGGCACCGGATGGTGACCATGATTCGGTCCAGCCTATGTCATTGACAAACAATGAAACTGAAGCTGCTCATAACCAG GCAATGGATGGATCAAGAAAGCAgattgagaaaaagaaaagtcCAGCGGAGAAGAATATTAGCTTGAGTGTTCTCCAGCAATATTTCTCCGGTAGTCTTAAAGATGCGGCTAAAAGCCTTGGTG TTTGCCCAACAACCCTGAAAAAGATATGCAGGCAACACGGAATTTCAAGATGGCCATCGCGCAAGATCAATAAAGTTAATCGTtcgttaaaaaaaatacaaaccgTGCTTGACTCAGTCAAGGGTGTGGAAGGAGGACTGAAGTTTGATCCTTACAAGGGGGGATTTATGTCGGGAGGATCAAGCAACCAAGAAATTAATGCACATAAAAGTTCTCTCTTCCGGAAGAAATCTTCTGTAAAATATCCTGATCCTGCAGCTGGTAGCAAAG ATTCAAAGCCAATAGCCATGGATGATGGTGGATTACGGCAGGAACCCTTTCCGGTTTCTATTTTGGAAAGTTCTTGGTGTGATATAGCATATCACAGTCCAAACACCCTGGTTGCCGATGAGATGGCTGACAAGCTCGGCGAGCATCACAATCCCACTACTTCAAGCATGTCAGACTCGTCGAATGGCTCTGGCTCAATTTTGCGTGGCTCTCGGAAATTTGAGAATCGGAAACATTTGAAAGCCAAATCACCTTGTGTTGATAATGGATCAAAACTTGTTGTCAAAGCTGCCTACGGAGAAGATATGATCCGTTTCAAGTTTGATCCTGCAGCTGGCTGTCTCCAGCTCTATGAAGAAGTTGCAACAAGATTCAAATTACAAATCGGATCTTTCCAGCTCAAGTATCTCGACGATGACGAGGAATGGGTGAGGATGGTAAATGACTCAGATTTGAAAGAATGCATGGAAATATTGGATGATCATGGCACCCGTGCTGTGAAATTTCTTGTTCTCGACATCCCTAGTGGTTTGAGCAGCCGTGGCAGTAACACTTGA